The following are from one region of the Coregonus clupeaformis isolate EN_2021a unplaced genomic scaffold, ASM2061545v1 scaf0386, whole genome shotgun sequence genome:
- the LOC121559382 gene encoding uncharacterized protein LOC121559382 isoform X1, with amino-acid sequence MENKEFKAAVVTFTTVTHKDETSQTSLTLSRGKRSYPDLHTFVQDMKDDHWNLLSENMRAGMSRHEFSAKCMDIVAWVMESTSTVVVPALDLTMQIELSDSPSSSGSGSNEAGEVTSLGRSVRFSCSGGPSRCTSARTACSTRTPTPFPSSHRCLTSLLSEDNERYVSSPEGGDREMRHRPHSAPLRSVFGISEDSVFDMVQSGQSQGDIVPPPKRSRQEKYRPSKMSTDGKFMMGIVELVINLLNSRWAELMRSVSQGTLVLLTGSISASQQFAQEMLSMATSKMYSHAIEHIALGHKSPLELERELEAILGPLAGQVIVIIIDSIIKAKINGGNEGRATSPLTYFLTAISAEIQSLVVHRSASRPSTRLSNNDPLLNISKSKVLRSVLLKMAELFGQGPSETCLVPLVQSQSNNSICDWTVNAGTIHPSTFLSDNRMIEVSSDVVDLVLEVFWITGFLDNRNPSRPQSACSHNSASGAIDMRALAGDLVRQVSVKLSPFVSESQLSTMSMTDLSSSFSDSTLKQLCSRSVVALVTACQAIKTELENQRPTNLAARDLLSSLVETIEDMDISDILRGPSAILEVAAVIKHPEMSTSTIYRSLLLDSSFASSKMVTESIIFNNPCPSEENVSIQKELPADKVDILHGQPVEEYIVKAEQCITQVIQDAAVTYTAALDKTDTCGKLSEILSVHVSSENIEEASSDLFGGIISDLLEVYEVNKASKRTKSGRKMFWVEVSSGSQKIYTKTLDKLRKLFTSHHLTEGKKYSCANRAFCNWTTCN; translated from the exons GCTGCAGTGGTGACCTTCACTACCGTGACCCATAAGGATGAAACTTCCCAGACCAGCCTCACCCTCAGCAGGGGAAAGAGAAGCTACCCAGACCTACACACCTTTGTGCAGGACATGAAGGACGA CCATTGGAATCTGCTGAGTGAGAATATGCGTGCCGGG ATGAGCAGACATGAGTTTAGTGCCAAGTGCATGGATATTGTAGCATGGGTGATGGAGTCTACATCCACTGTGGTTGTTCCCGCCCTTGACCTCACCATGCAGATAGAGCTCTCTGATTCGCCAAGCTCTTCTGGATCAGGAAGTAAtgaggcaggagaggtgacctcTCTTGGCCGCAGCGTCAGATTCAGCTGTAGTGGAGGACCCAGCAGGTGCACCAGCGCCAGAACCGCCTGCAGCACACGCACTCCCacgcctttcccctcctctcacag GTGTTTGACCTCTTTGCTGAGTGAGGACAATGAGCGATATGTCTCCTCACCTGAGGGTGGCGATAGAGAGATGAGACACAGACCACACTCAGCACCACTGAGATCTGTGTTTGGCATCTCTGAGGACTCTGTCTTCGACATGGTCCAGAGCGGCCAGTCGCAGGGTGACATCGTACCGCCGCCCAAACGGAGTAGACAGGAGAAATACAGACCTAGCAAAATGTCAACGGACGGCAAGTTTATGATGGGTATTGTCGAGTTGGTTATAAACCTTCTCAACTCCAGATGGGCTGAGCTAATGCGAAGTGTCAGTCAGGGAACTCTAGTTCTGCTGACTGGAAGTATCTCAGCAAGTCAACAGTTTGCCCAAGAGATGCTAAGCATGGCGACTTCTAAGATGTATTCCCATGCCATAGAGCATATTGCGCTCGGCCACAAGTCTCCCCTTGAGTTAGAGAGGGAGCTTGAGGCCATCTTGGGTCCTCTGGCTGGACAGGTCATAGTCATCATCATAGATAGCATCATCAAGGCTAAAATCAACGGAGGAAATGAGGGGAGAGCGACCAGCCCCTTGACCTATTTTCTAACTGCCATTTCGGCAGAAATACAAAGCCTAGTGGTTCACAGATCGGCTAGCAGACCATCCACCAGACTGTCCAACAACGACCCACTGCTGAACATTTCCAAGTCGAAGGTCTTAAGATCAGTTCTGCTCAAAATGGCAGAGCTCTTTGGCCAAGGTCCAAGTGAAACCTGTCTAGTTCCACTAGTCCAGAGTCAGTCCAACAACTCCATTTGCGACTGGACTGTGAATGCAGGCACCATTCATCCAAGTACATTTCTGTCCGACAACAGAATGATAGAAGTGTCATCCGATGTTGTGGATCTTGTACTTGAGGTTTTTTGGATAACAGGATTTTTGGATAACAGGAACCCGTCAAGGCCACAGAGTGCCTGCTCCCACAACTCAGCTAGTGGAGCAATAGATATGAGAGCTCTTGCTGGGGACTTGgtcagacaggtgtctgtcaaACTCAGCCCGTTTGTCTCTGAGAGtcaactctccaccatgtccatgACAGATCTGTCATCATCTTTTTCTGACTCCACCTTGAAGCAGTTGTGTTCTCGCTCTGTTGTTGCTCTGGTAACTGCCTGTCAAGCAATCAAAACAGAGCTCGAGAACCAGAGACCTACCAACCTGGCAGCCAGAGACCTACTATCGTCTCTGGTAGAGACCATTGAGGACATGGATATCTCTGACATCCTCCGGGGCCCGTCGGCCATTTTGGAGGTGGCTGCTGTGATAAAGCACCCAGAGATGTCCACCTCGACAATATACAGATCTCTGCTTCTCGACTCATCTTTCGCCTCCTCTAAGATGGTCACTGAGAGCATTATCTTCAACAACCCATGCCCATCAGAGGAGAATGTGAGTATTCAGAAGGAGCTCCCTGCTGATAAAGTTGACATCCTCCATGGTCAACCAGTGGAGGAGTATATTGTCAAAGCTGAGCAATGCATCACTCAGGTCATTCAGGATGCAGCTGTGACATATACTGCTGCGCTGGATAAAACCGACACTTGTGGGAAACTGTCGGAAATCCTATCTGTCCATGTTTCCTCAGAGAATATTGAGGAGGCATCCTCTGATCTCTTTGGTGGAATTATTTCCGACCTGCTTGAGGTATATGAGGTCAATAAGGCCTCCAAGCGTACGAAATCAGGTCGCAAAATGTTCTGGGTGGAAGTGAGTTCAGGTTCCCAGAAGATTTATACCAAAACCCTGGACAAACTAAGGAAGCTGTTCACCTCCCACCATCTCACTGAGGGAAAAAAATACTCCTGTGCAAATCGAGCTTTCTGCAACTGGACTACTTGTAACTGA
- the LOC121559382 gene encoding uncharacterized protein LOC121559382 isoform X2: protein MENKEFKAAVVTFTTVTHKDETSQTSLTLSRGKRSYPDLHTFVQDMKDDHWNLLSENMRAGIELSDSPSSSGSGSNEAGEVTSLGRSVRFSCSGGPSRCTSARTACSTRTPTPFPSSHRCLTSLLSEDNERYVSSPEGGDREMRHRPHSAPLRSVFGISEDSVFDMVQSGQSQGDIVPPPKRSRQEKYRPSKMSTDGKFMMGIVELVINLLNSRWAELMRSVSQGTLVLLTGSISASQQFAQEMLSMATSKMYSHAIEHIALGHKSPLELERELEAILGPLAGQVIVIIIDSIIKAKINGGNEGRATSPLTYFLTAISAEIQSLVVHRSASRPSTRLSNNDPLLNISKSKVLRSVLLKMAELFGQGPSETCLVPLVQSQSNNSICDWTVNAGTIHPSTFLSDNRMIEVSSDVVDLVLEVFWITGFLDNRNPSRPQSACSHNSASGAIDMRALAGDLVRQVSVKLSPFVSESQLSTMSMTDLSSSFSDSTLKQLCSRSVVALVTACQAIKTELENQRPTNLAARDLLSSLVETIEDMDISDILRGPSAILEVAAVIKHPEMSTSTIYRSLLLDSSFASSKMVTESIIFNNPCPSEENVSIQKELPADKVDILHGQPVEEYIVKAEQCITQVIQDAAVTYTAALDKTDTCGKLSEILSVHVSSENIEEASSDLFGGIISDLLEVYEVNKASKRTKSGRKMFWVEVSSGSQKIYTKTLDKLRKLFTSHHLTEGKKYSCANRAFCNWTTCN, encoded by the exons GCTGCAGTGGTGACCTTCACTACCGTGACCCATAAGGATGAAACTTCCCAGACCAGCCTCACCCTCAGCAGGGGAAAGAGAAGCTACCCAGACCTACACACCTTTGTGCAGGACATGAAGGACGA CCATTGGAATCTGCTGAGTGAGAATATGCGTGCCGGG ATAGAGCTCTCTGATTCGCCAAGCTCTTCTGGATCAGGAAGTAAtgaggcaggagaggtgacctcTCTTGGCCGCAGCGTCAGATTCAGCTGTAGTGGAGGACCCAGCAGGTGCACCAGCGCCAGAACCGCCTGCAGCACACGCACTCCCacgcctttcccctcctctcacag GTGTTTGACCTCTTTGCTGAGTGAGGACAATGAGCGATATGTCTCCTCACCTGAGGGTGGCGATAGAGAGATGAGACACAGACCACACTCAGCACCACTGAGATCTGTGTTTGGCATCTCTGAGGACTCTGTCTTCGACATGGTCCAGAGCGGCCAGTCGCAGGGTGACATCGTACCGCCGCCCAAACGGAGTAGACAGGAGAAATACAGACCTAGCAAAATGTCAACGGACGGCAAGTTTATGATGGGTATTGTCGAGTTGGTTATAAACCTTCTCAACTCCAGATGGGCTGAGCTAATGCGAAGTGTCAGTCAGGGAACTCTAGTTCTGCTGACTGGAAGTATCTCAGCAAGTCAACAGTTTGCCCAAGAGATGCTAAGCATGGCGACTTCTAAGATGTATTCCCATGCCATAGAGCATATTGCGCTCGGCCACAAGTCTCCCCTTGAGTTAGAGAGGGAGCTTGAGGCCATCTTGGGTCCTCTGGCTGGACAGGTCATAGTCATCATCATAGATAGCATCATCAAGGCTAAAATCAACGGAGGAAATGAGGGGAGAGCGACCAGCCCCTTGACCTATTTTCTAACTGCCATTTCGGCAGAAATACAAAGCCTAGTGGTTCACAGATCGGCTAGCAGACCATCCACCAGACTGTCCAACAACGACCCACTGCTGAACATTTCCAAGTCGAAGGTCTTAAGATCAGTTCTGCTCAAAATGGCAGAGCTCTTTGGCCAAGGTCCAAGTGAAACCTGTCTAGTTCCACTAGTCCAGAGTCAGTCCAACAACTCCATTTGCGACTGGACTGTGAATGCAGGCACCATTCATCCAAGTACATTTCTGTCCGACAACAGAATGATAGAAGTGTCATCCGATGTTGTGGATCTTGTACTTGAGGTTTTTTGGATAACAGGATTTTTGGATAACAGGAACCCGTCAAGGCCACAGAGTGCCTGCTCCCACAACTCAGCTAGTGGAGCAATAGATATGAGAGCTCTTGCTGGGGACTTGgtcagacaggtgtctgtcaaACTCAGCCCGTTTGTCTCTGAGAGtcaactctccaccatgtccatgACAGATCTGTCATCATCTTTTTCTGACTCCACCTTGAAGCAGTTGTGTTCTCGCTCTGTTGTTGCTCTGGTAACTGCCTGTCAAGCAATCAAAACAGAGCTCGAGAACCAGAGACCTACCAACCTGGCAGCCAGAGACCTACTATCGTCTCTGGTAGAGACCATTGAGGACATGGATATCTCTGACATCCTCCGGGGCCCGTCGGCCATTTTGGAGGTGGCTGCTGTGATAAAGCACCCAGAGATGTCCACCTCGACAATATACAGATCTCTGCTTCTCGACTCATCTTTCGCCTCCTCTAAGATGGTCACTGAGAGCATTATCTTCAACAACCCATGCCCATCAGAGGAGAATGTGAGTATTCAGAAGGAGCTCCCTGCTGATAAAGTTGACATCCTCCATGGTCAACCAGTGGAGGAGTATATTGTCAAAGCTGAGCAATGCATCACTCAGGTCATTCAGGATGCAGCTGTGACATATACTGCTGCGCTGGATAAAACCGACACTTGTGGGAAACTGTCGGAAATCCTATCTGTCCATGTTTCCTCAGAGAATATTGAGGAGGCATCCTCTGATCTCTTTGGTGGAATTATTTCCGACCTGCTTGAGGTATATGAGGTCAATAAGGCCTCCAAGCGTACGAAATCAGGTCGCAAAATGTTCTGGGTGGAAGTGAGTTCAGGTTCCCAGAAGATTTATACCAAAACCCTGGACAAACTAAGGAAGCTGTTCACCTCCCACCATCTCACTGAGGGAAAAAAATACTCCTGTGCAAATCGAGCTTTCTGCAACTGGACTACTTGTAACTGA
- the LOC121563707 gene encoding uncharacterized protein LOC121563707 yields the protein MPSTTFSHHAVSTAEDIVNIIMQDLESVSQYTVDDADSFPLGEKKLEFQLKPRVVFDNLLDAAQTMYHRVKDRLNIFFSFPPVSVTTAKYVLDSTPVETLRRSKSADTALVEDRSRPPSVRSEKPLSKVCLAKRSKTLLSSSGSSTDHHVIDTCSEDVTLPTRSMSVVSNNSLKRASPLHGSGLSESCKPLVALKDVTVAVSQEGFSKTAKKTLSLILNVIKCRVANSESSSVGQIASEECLIATNMLDSVLESLDQLPDMSAADEITRTESHTSIAMDETGSRSMLVSQQEINISDTNIIVKTIMDTLKTDDPEMTSAEEHLDRLLSVEALQGASGNLIAKVHGLIQEITINRQLQSMVGHRSLSQPALPKPALRKLSKDDASELIYNFAQTSVRRLLGQCMGRPLPPSAEMVLDQVIKLMTDVVMDSLTYVSKSTMEDDTSNATSDITHGVVADLNATEEFPARSLSPADVKADGMARLPSARGEETKKNRKWRFLPKMHKFPKIMIKLFKTKGEPKSHPKQDALPTKRLRETHISQDAECEVPEVPSTSPPKEDLTTTPAPAPQESQSRKRPLIVRVLHALSRAISKPFRGASGKKN from the exons ATGCCTAGCACCACCTTCTCACACCATGCGGTTTCTACAGCCGAAGATATAGTAAATATTATCATGCAAGACCTTGAAAGTGTATCCCAGTACACTGTGGACGACGCAGACTCCTTCCCACTAGGAGAGAAAAAGCTGGAGTTCCAGCTCAAACCCAGAGTTGTCTTTGACAACTTATTGGATGCTGCTCAAACCATGTACCACAGAGTAAAGGATAGACTGAACATCTTTTTCTCTTTTCCACCAGTGTCAGTCACCACAGCCAAATATGTGCTGGACTCCACCCCTGTGGAGACACTCAGACGTTCTAAGTCCGCTGACACTGCTCTTGTTGAGGACAGGAGCCGCCCTCCGTCTGTGAGAAGTGAGAAGCCTTTGTCAAAAGTCTGTTTGGCTAAAAGGTCTAAAACCCTTCTGTCTTCGAGTGGCTCTTCAACAGACCACCATGTAATTGACACATGCAGTGAGGATGTCACTCTGCCCACCAGGAGTATGTCAGTTGTGAGCAACAACAGTTTGAAGAGAGCCTCTCCTCTCCACGGCAGTGGATTGAGTGAAAGTTGCAAACCTCTTGTGGCTCTAAAAGACGTAACAGTGGCAGTCAGCCAAGAAGGCTTTAGCAAAACTGCAAAGAAGACGCTCAGCTTGATCCTAAATGTGATCAAGTGTAGAGTGGCCAACTCTGAGAGTTCATCTGTTGGGCAGATTGCAAGTGAGGAGTGTCTGATAGCCACTAACATGTTAGACTCTGTACTGGAGAGCCTTGACCAGTTGCCTGACATGAGCGCTGCCGATGAGATCACAAGGACAGAATCCCATACCTCTATCGCAATGGATGAGACAGGTTCACGGTCAATGCTTGTGAGCCAACAAGAAATAAACATATCTGACACCAATATcatagttaaaactataatggACACATTGAAGACGGACGACCCAGAGATGACTTCAGCAGAAGAACATCTGGATAGGCTCCTGTCAGTTGAAGCCCTTCAAGGTGCATCTGGCAACCTGATCGCAAAGGTCCATGGTCTCATTCAGGAGATAACCATAAACCGTCAGCTTCAATCCATGGTTGGCCACAGAAGCCTCTCTCAACCAGCGCTGCCTAAACCAGCCCTGAGGAAGCTGTCAAAGGACGATGCCTCAGAGCTCATTTACAACTTTGCCCAGACTTCTGTTAGGAGACTCCTGGGGCAGTGTATGGGAAGGCCTTTGCCACCATCAGCTGAAATGGTTTTGGATCAGGTCATCAAGTTGATGACAGACGTGGTGATGGACAGCCTGACTTATGTGTCCAAGTCTACAATGGAGGATG ACACCAGCAATGCCACAAGTGACATCactcatggtgttgtagctgaccTTAATGCTACTGAGGAATTCCCTGCCAGGAGCCTTAGCCCGGCTGATGTAAAGGCTGACGGCATGGCCCGCCTTCCCTCTGCCAGAGGGGAAGAGACTAAGAAGAACAGGAAGTGGCGTTTCCTACCGAAAATGCATAAGTTTCCAAAGATCATGATTAAG CTGTTCAAGACAAAAGGGGAACCGAAGAGCCACCCTAAACAGGATGCACTGCCTACCAAACGTCTCAGAGAGACTCATATTTCACAGG ATGCTGAGTGTGAGGTTCCAGAGGTTCCATCCACTTCCCCTCCCAAGGAGGACCTGACAACCACACCGGCCCCTGCTCCCCAGGAGTCCCAGTCCCGTAAACGCCCACTCATAGTCAGGGTGTTACACGCTCTCTCCAGAGCCATCTCCAAACCATTCAGAGGAGCTTCTGGGAAGAAGAATTAG
- the LOC121559382 gene encoding uncharacterized protein LOC121559382 isoform X3, with protein MSRHEFSAKCMDIVAWVMESTSTVVVPALDLTMQIELSDSPSSSGSGSNEAGEVTSLGRSVRFSCSGGPSRCTSARTACSTRTPTPFPSSHRCLTSLLSEDNERYVSSPEGGDREMRHRPHSAPLRSVFGISEDSVFDMVQSGQSQGDIVPPPKRSRQEKYRPSKMSTDGKFMMGIVELVINLLNSRWAELMRSVSQGTLVLLTGSISASQQFAQEMLSMATSKMYSHAIEHIALGHKSPLELERELEAILGPLAGQVIVIIIDSIIKAKINGGNEGRATSPLTYFLTAISAEIQSLVVHRSASRPSTRLSNNDPLLNISKSKVLRSVLLKMAELFGQGPSETCLVPLVQSQSNNSICDWTVNAGTIHPSTFLSDNRMIEVSSDVVDLVLEVFWITGFLDNRNPSRPQSACSHNSASGAIDMRALAGDLVRQVSVKLSPFVSESQLSTMSMTDLSSSFSDSTLKQLCSRSVVALVTACQAIKTELENQRPTNLAARDLLSSLVETIEDMDISDILRGPSAILEVAAVIKHPEMSTSTIYRSLLLDSSFASSKMVTESIIFNNPCPSEENVSIQKELPADKVDILHGQPVEEYIVKAEQCITQVIQDAAVTYTAALDKTDTCGKLSEILSVHVSSENIEEASSDLFGGIISDLLEVYEVNKASKRTKSGRKMFWVEVSSGSQKIYTKTLDKLRKLFTSHHLTEGKKYSCANRAFCNWTTCN; from the exons ATGAGCAGACATGAGTTTAGTGCCAAGTGCATGGATATTGTAGCATGGGTGATGGAGTCTACATCCACTGTGGTTGTTCCCGCCCTTGACCTCACCATGCAGATAGAGCTCTCTGATTCGCCAAGCTCTTCTGGATCAGGAAGTAAtgaggcaggagaggtgacctcTCTTGGCCGCAGCGTCAGATTCAGCTGTAGTGGAGGACCCAGCAGGTGCACCAGCGCCAGAACCGCCTGCAGCACACGCACTCCCacgcctttcccctcctctcacag GTGTTTGACCTCTTTGCTGAGTGAGGACAATGAGCGATATGTCTCCTCACCTGAGGGTGGCGATAGAGAGATGAGACACAGACCACACTCAGCACCACTGAGATCTGTGTTTGGCATCTCTGAGGACTCTGTCTTCGACATGGTCCAGAGCGGCCAGTCGCAGGGTGACATCGTACCGCCGCCCAAACGGAGTAGACAGGAGAAATACAGACCTAGCAAAATGTCAACGGACGGCAAGTTTATGATGGGTATTGTCGAGTTGGTTATAAACCTTCTCAACTCCAGATGGGCTGAGCTAATGCGAAGTGTCAGTCAGGGAACTCTAGTTCTGCTGACTGGAAGTATCTCAGCAAGTCAACAGTTTGCCCAAGAGATGCTAAGCATGGCGACTTCTAAGATGTATTCCCATGCCATAGAGCATATTGCGCTCGGCCACAAGTCTCCCCTTGAGTTAGAGAGGGAGCTTGAGGCCATCTTGGGTCCTCTGGCTGGACAGGTCATAGTCATCATCATAGATAGCATCATCAAGGCTAAAATCAACGGAGGAAATGAGGGGAGAGCGACCAGCCCCTTGACCTATTTTCTAACTGCCATTTCGGCAGAAATACAAAGCCTAGTGGTTCACAGATCGGCTAGCAGACCATCCACCAGACTGTCCAACAACGACCCACTGCTGAACATTTCCAAGTCGAAGGTCTTAAGATCAGTTCTGCTCAAAATGGCAGAGCTCTTTGGCCAAGGTCCAAGTGAAACCTGTCTAGTTCCACTAGTCCAGAGTCAGTCCAACAACTCCATTTGCGACTGGACTGTGAATGCAGGCACCATTCATCCAAGTACATTTCTGTCCGACAACAGAATGATAGAAGTGTCATCCGATGTTGTGGATCTTGTACTTGAGGTTTTTTGGATAACAGGATTTTTGGATAACAGGAACCCGTCAAGGCCACAGAGTGCCTGCTCCCACAACTCAGCTAGTGGAGCAATAGATATGAGAGCTCTTGCTGGGGACTTGgtcagacaggtgtctgtcaaACTCAGCCCGTTTGTCTCTGAGAGtcaactctccaccatgtccatgACAGATCTGTCATCATCTTTTTCTGACTCCACCTTGAAGCAGTTGTGTTCTCGCTCTGTTGTTGCTCTGGTAACTGCCTGTCAAGCAATCAAAACAGAGCTCGAGAACCAGAGACCTACCAACCTGGCAGCCAGAGACCTACTATCGTCTCTGGTAGAGACCATTGAGGACATGGATATCTCTGACATCCTCCGGGGCCCGTCGGCCATTTTGGAGGTGGCTGCTGTGATAAAGCACCCAGAGATGTCCACCTCGACAATATACAGATCTCTGCTTCTCGACTCATCTTTCGCCTCCTCTAAGATGGTCACTGAGAGCATTATCTTCAACAACCCATGCCCATCAGAGGAGAATGTGAGTATTCAGAAGGAGCTCCCTGCTGATAAAGTTGACATCCTCCATGGTCAACCAGTGGAGGAGTATATTGTCAAAGCTGAGCAATGCATCACTCAGGTCATTCAGGATGCAGCTGTGACATATACTGCTGCGCTGGATAAAACCGACACTTGTGGGAAACTGTCGGAAATCCTATCTGTCCATGTTTCCTCAGAGAATATTGAGGAGGCATCCTCTGATCTCTTTGGTGGAATTATTTCCGACCTGCTTGAGGTATATGAGGTCAATAAGGCCTCCAAGCGTACGAAATCAGGTCGCAAAATGTTCTGGGTGGAAGTGAGTTCAGGTTCCCAGAAGATTTATACCAAAACCCTGGACAAACTAAGGAAGCTGTTCACCTCCCACCATCTCACTGAGGGAAAAAAATACTCCTGTGCAAATCGAGCTTTCTGCAACTGGACTACTTGTAACTGA